The Pleuronectes platessa chromosome 10, fPlePla1.1, whole genome shotgun sequence genome contains a region encoding:
- the LOC128449879 gene encoding dynein regulatory complex subunit 2-like: MPKKACKHVVKDEQTPKEKDEILKDKLQKEEKNTTVNLLKINEGWRSVLRQSRASQLHKDIDILKQTFERQLVDKDNVIEGLRCDLKGAEHQWAQVCRVHLQNIEHLRALQEKQLMLLKQQWGDGLQRTNSSVKSERKQMLGHSKMKSADLEDAKLIVEQRHQKVIDEIHRLFNESIASTERAHVERRAALVLDGVIAVNEKTRRRKDILELQQKEAKELDRLVLKTQQCIQTGEKTKTRVQKLQDCVFQLRMKLHSNKTEKEYVEQDLPAARNKEKKITYKLRDHLTQSQSAAWKQLIELTVQSDNATKKLKAVIADGERVLRVAELCQKLEGRQKNVFMSPSSAEDRHRSMTEEEEAKESSEFPELWRVMRHIYATLVHRDALKKCNDDLSRENQQLRLLLGQHTGAMTVRDHALGGRHAPLTVQQAPTSMDLPDTTRRQTVIGAVNVVTQHDDVQ; this comes from the coding sequence ATGCCTAAGAAAGCATGTAAACATGTTGTAAAGGACGAGCAGACACCCAAGGAGAAAGACGAGATCCTGAAGGACAAGTtgcagaaggaggagaaaaacacaacagtgaacCTCTTGAAGATCAACGAAGGCTGGAGGTCGGTTCTGCGTCAGAGTCGGGCCTCCCAGCTTCATAAAGACATTGACATCCTCAAGCAGACGTTTGAGAGGCAGCTGGTGGACAAGGACAATGTCATCGAGGGTCTGCGCTGCGACCTGAAGGGGGCGGAGCATCAGTGGGCTCAAGTGTGTCGGGTCCACCTGCAGAATATCGAGCATCTGAGGGCTCTGCAGGAAAAACAGCTAATGCTTCTGAAGCAGCAGTGGGGGGACGGACTGCAGCGCACAAACTCCAGTGTCAAATCTGAGAGGAAGCAGATGCTGGGACACTCTAAGATGAAGAGTGCTGATCTGGAAGATGCAAAGCTCATTGTGGAGCAGCGGCATCAAAAAGTGATCGATGAAATCCACAGACTGTTCAACGAAAGCATTGCATCCACCGAGAGGGCTCACGTCGAACGGAGGGCTGCTCTGGTCCTGGATGGTGTGATAGCGGTGAATGAGAAGACTCGACGCAGGAAGGACATTTTGGAGCTCCAGCAGAAAGAAGCAAAAGAACTTGATAGACTTGTCCTGAAAACCCAACAATGCATTCAGACGGGTGAGAAAACCAAGACGAGGGTCCAAAAGCTTCAGGACTGTGTGTTTCAGCTGAGGATGAAGCTCCATTCTAATAAGACAGAAAAGGAGTATGTGGAACAAGACCTGCCAGCCGCCAGAAACAAGGAGAAGAAAATTACTTACAAGCTTCGTGATCACCTGACCCAGAGTCAATCTGCAGCATGGAAACAGCTTATTGAGCTCACCGTGCAGAGCGACAACGCCACCAAGAAACTGAAGGCGGTCATTGCTGATGGCGAGAGGGTTTTACGTGTCGCTGAATTGTGCCAGAAGCTGGAGGGCAGGCAGAAGAACGTCTTCATGTCACCCTCTTCAGCTGAAGATCGTCACAGATCCATgacggaggaggaagaagcaaaGGAGTCGAGTGAGTTTCCAGAGTTGTGGCGTGTGATGCGACACATTTATGCCACTCTGGTGCACCGAGATGCTCTGAAGAAATGCAACGATGACCTGAGCAGAGAGAACCAGCAGCTGAGGCTTCTGCTGGGTCAGCACACGGGCGCCATGACGGTCAGAGACCACGCCCTAGGCGGACGCCACGCACCACTCACTGTGCAACAAGCCCCGACCTCCATGGACCTACCGGACACCACCAGACGCCAGACTGTCATTGGGGCCGTTAACGTCGTCACACAACACGATGACGTCCAGTAA